One Rosa chinensis cultivar Old Blush chromosome 5, RchiOBHm-V2, whole genome shotgun sequence genomic region harbors:
- the LOC112201675 gene encoding probable polyamine transporter At3g13620, with product MSMGASDSSTSSQSLIEHQQQELESQPQITTKNPKKLALIPLVFLIYFEVSGGPYGEEPAVGAAGPLFAILGFLIFPFIWSIPEALVTAELATAFPGNGGFVIWAHQAFGPFWGSLMGSWKFLSGVINLASYPILCVDYLKLVIPIFSSGLPRFFAIFLSTVVLSCLNYSGLSIVGYTAVGLGILSLCPFIVMSLVAIPKIDPSRWISLGQKGVEKDWTLYINTLFWNLNFWDNASTLAGEVEQPQKMYPKALFSAGILTCLGYIVPLLAATGAIPLEQEDWVDGYFASAGEVIAGKWLKYWIEIGAVLSIIGLFEAQLSSCAYQLLGMADLGISPVIFGSRSKWFNTPWLGILISTVFALSVSYLDFADIISSANFLYSLGMLLEFASFLWLRVKFPGLGRPFKVPMDMRGLIVMCLIPSGFLVYVLAVATKAVYLVSALMTLFGIVWYFFMNLCKSKMWFEFNKGEQKLEIRGHE from the coding sequence ATGAGCATGGGAGCCTCAGATTCTTCTACAAGCTCCCAATCCCTAATTGAACATCAACAACAAGAACTAGAATCACAGCCTCAAATCACCACCAAGAATCCCAAAAAACTTGCCCTTATCCCACTagttttccttatctattttgagGTCTCTGGAGGTCCTTATGGTGAAGAACCAGCAGTTGGTGCAGCTGGTCCACTCTTTGCCATTCTTGGCTTCCTCATCTTCCCATTCATTTGGAGCATCCCTGAGGCCCTTGTCACCGCTGAGCTGGCCACCGCCTTCCCCGGAAATGGTGGTTTTGTCATCTGGGCACACCAGGCCTTTGGACCCTTCTGGGGCTCCCTAATGGGATCTTGGAAATTCCTCAGTGGAGTCATCAATTTAGCTTCATATCCTATTCTTTGTGTTGACTATCTCAAGCTGGTAATCCCAATTTTCTCTTCAGGCCTTCCTCGATTTTTTGCAATATTTTTATCTACTGTAGTGCTCTCATGTTTGAATTATTCTGGTTTGAGTATTGTTGGTTACACTGCAGTAGGTTTAGGAATATTGTCACTGTGTCCATTTATAGTAATGTCTTTGGTTGCAATTCCCAAGATTGATCCTAGCAGATGGATCAGTTTGGGACAAAAGGGTGTGGAAAAAGATTGGACTTTGTATATAAACACCTTATTCTGGAACTTAAATTTTTGGGACAATGCCAGTACATTAGCTGGTGAAGTTGAACAACCCCAAAAGATGTACCCAAAAGCACTTTTTTCAGCTGGCATTCTCACATGTTTGGGGTACATAGTTCCTCTCCTAGCTGCAACTGGTGCTATTCCACTTGAACAAGAAGATTGGGTTGATGGGTATTTTGCTTCAGCTGGAGAAGTGATTGCTGGGAAGTGGTTGAAATACTGGATCGAAATTGGTGCTGTTTTATCAATCATTGGACTGTTTGAAGCTCAGTTAAGTAGCTGTGCATACCAGCTTTTGGGCATGGCAGACTTGGGGATTTCACCGGTAATTTTTGGGTCACGGTCTAAATGGTTCAACACACCTTGGTTAGGAATTCTCATTTCAACAGTTTTCGCACTATCGGTTTCTTACTTGGATTTCGCAGACATTATATCTTCTGCTAATTTCCTGTACAGTTTGGGAATGCTATTAGAGTTTGCATCTTTTCTTTGGTTGAGAGTGAAGTTTCCAGGTCTAGGAAGGCCATTTAAAGTTCCAATGGACATGAGAGGGTTGATCGTCATGTGTTTGATTCCATCAGGGTTTTTGGTCTATGTTCTGGCTGTGGCTACCAAAGCTGTTTATTTGGTTAGTGCATTGATGACTctgtttggaattgtttggtaCTTTTTTATGAATCTCTGCAAATCAAAGATGTGGTTTGAATTTAACAAGGGTGAACAAAAATTGGAAATACGAGGACATGAGTGA